The Mucilaginibacter rubeus genomic interval GCGGCGGCAGTTTCCAATGAGCGACCGGGATTATCTTCTGTAAACACCCACCTGTCATCTGCCGCGGCAGGGGTTTTCAATACGGGATCGGTATTGTTGGCGTTGGTTACAAAAGGTTTGTTATCGGTAATATTAGCGGCATCGCCCAAAATGGTGTACTGCCTTATGGTTGGCTCAATAACACCGCGATAAAAGCGCCCCATAGCCTGGTAGCCACCTGTTATGGCCAGTAAACCATGCTCAATCTGTTGCAGCATATCCGGTTTGCCATCGGGTTGATGAATCTCTACAATGTGGTTCTTTTGGTCGATGGTGGTGTTATCATATTTTACATCAAAAGCTTCGTAAGCCAATGTAAGTCCGTGCACCGTTTCGGCCTGCGATTCAATCCTTAAATCAAAATCACCGGCATCATGCCAGGCCCCACGATCAAGAAAAGGCACATTATCGCCCGGTTTATATTTATTAAGCGTGCTGTGCCCCTGGATATAACCATCAAAATGATTGGAATCAATTGGCGCCATCCGGGCATCGTCCATATGGCATAGGCCATGCCATACACGGTATTTTTCGTTAACACGCATATGGCACATCTGTATTGGCAAAAAGTATGAAAGCGTTGGCTGCCAAACATCATTCTTAAACACGTCAGTGCTAATCTGGAAGGGCTCCGTTTGATATCTACCGTATTTGACCACATACATGCCCGGTTTGGTGATCTTTGTAAAATCAAATTGCAGGTAGTGATACCTTAAAAAGTCGCCCCAGTTGGTAGGGTTGGCTTTTAATGCCGGGATCAACCCGCCGTTTTCGCCTACTCTTAATAATGATACGGGCAGCACCTTTTTATCATTCTTATCCAGCTCGATAACCGCTATCTTTTGCTGTGCAGGGTGATATCCTACCTGCGATACCTGTATCACAGGTTCCGATTGCCAGCCATCTACCGCGTTTGGGGTAACCAGCCATTCTACAGCATTTTTCGATGCTCCTTTAGCCACTAATGATCTTACCACAAACCAGCCATTGTTGTGCTTAGCCCTGCCATCAAGCAGTTGCAGGTTACCTCCCGAAAGGTTTTCGATGGTCATTCGCTGCATATCAGTTTCAGGCACTATGGTAAGCTTTTTACCCTCTGCCATCGGCTTTACCTGGATTTCTCCCTCCTGATCAGTATAGGTTTGCCCGTTGGCCTGCTGAGGAAAAATGCCAAACTGCTTATCCATATAATACGATTTGCCAAACAGGATACCGGGGAACAGCTCCAGGTTAAAACCAATCTTACCAATCCAGTTATCGGGTAGGGATTTATCTAAATCCACTATAATTTTAAAAGCCTTCCCGGCAGGAATTACCCTGATGTTATAAGCAAAATTCAGATCGGGGTAAATAATAGGATTAAAGCCATGACGGTTCATATCCGGATTGGGGAATTCCATGCGTACGCTTACCTCGCCGGTGTTTTTGTTTACCACCCGCTTACCTACCTTAGGTATAGGCGACCATTGCCCGGGTGTAGGTTCCAGCCTGATATCGCCATTGGTAGCTACACGCTGCCCATTTTGGATGATGCCTACACCGCCCTGATGCCCTTCGGGATAAAAATCATGGGCAAGCATCACGTTTACGCCCTTATATTCAAGATACTCCTGCGCGTTAAGCTTCATTAAATTAGCAGCAGGCTTAACCTGCGCACTCAAAAAACAGGGAAATAAACAGCAGGCAGCAACAATGGCGGTGAAGGTAAATTTAAATCTCATGGGGATAATGGTTAGCCGGTAATATGCAATACGATTTTTGCACGGCTAAAAATAACGCCACAGTAAAGGCACCATGTAATGATATATTAACCTTTTGTTGCTGATTTTATACGATAACACAGATTTTACATGCCGTCGCGGCCAGCAAAACGAAAAAACACCAACACAAAATACTAAATACCAGATATTTAAAAATAAAAATACCTATCACCGGGTATTCATTTTGTGCATTTATTAATTAAATTTGATTACCAATAATACCTGTGTGCCGAAAAAGGGATCAAAGAGTAGGCAACAATCATCCAACCCATGGCCTTATTATTAGTTTTTGCCTTAGTGGCGCTGCTGTCACTAATTCCCCGCTCGCTTAAAAAACGACTAATTAAGCTATCAACAAGTGCGTTATTGACGATTCCCATATGTGCCTGCGCCCAAACAGGAGCAGGGGACAGTACAAAAATTGCCTCAACTAAAGTAGATTCCCTTAAAACTGCCACTCTCCCCGATTCGATATTAAGCATTACTAATTTAAGTGGACGAAAGGATTCGGCCAGGCTTAACGAGATCATTGCCATCAGGATAAAAACCAAACTGCCTATCGATTCATTCAAAACACTTTATGTAGATGACATTAAGGTAGGAGAAACTGCCTTCTGGAGCAGTAACGACTATGAAAAGATCATTTATTTTAAGATCGATGAATCTGTACAAAACCTTGCCGTTCAGTTTTTAGCCAGCAAATCTATTGATAAGGCCCGTATCCCCGTATATTTTTCGGTCGGCGATTCGCATGGCTATATCACCAAAGGCCTGATTAAAACCCAGCTTGAGGTTAAACAAAAAATAAACCGGGTTTGGGTATGGATAATGGCTGTTGTTATGGCCGGCTTCCTGGCGATGGGCCTGAAGAATAATATTTTAAAAGACGATGCCAATATTTACTACAGCCTCAGCCGTACACAATTATTATACTGGACGGTGATCTTTTCCGGCGCGTATCTGTACATCTGTAACGAAACCGGGGCTCTGCCCGATATTCCGGGTTCATTACTGGCTATCCTGGGTATCAGTGCCGCAACTATGGCCGCGGGCAAGGTTATCGAAAACGACCAGAAACCTAAAACAGATATTGATCCCAAAGCACACAGCGAAGGCTTTTTTCATGATATCCTGTCCGACAGGAGCAGCATCAACATCCAGCGTCTCCAAAATGTGATGTTTAATGTTTTGTTTGGACTGATCTTTATCCAAAGAACAATATCATCAAACCTACTGGCCGATTTTGACAACAATATTCTGTTAATGATGGGGATAAGCGCCGGTACTTATGCAGGTTTGAAAGCTACTGAGCCTACCAAAGATCAGCCGACAGAGCAACACGATTCTACCACGGTTGGGAATGAGCCGCCGTCGCCGCCACCACCCGCGGACAAACCTACAGGAGATACCGGTAATGGAGGTACGGCTCAGCCAGGTTAAACCGGTATTTACTTAGCCAAAAACTCGTTGATAACCGCGAATTCTTTTTCCGGCTCTTCAACCTGTGGGTTATGGCCGGATTTTTCAAAAATCTCGAATTGGGCCTGCGGGCAGTACTCTTTGTATTTAACCGCCATCCATGGTGTTGCCACCCGGTCAAAGCGGCCGGTTACAATCAGGATCGGCATTTTCAGATCTTTAAGCTGTTTGCGGTAATCAAAGTTGCCTATATCGCTGCCTACAATAAAATCGCCGTCTTTACCAACCATCTGATAGTAAACCTGGCTATAGTGCGGGTTGGGATAATAGCGGTGGCTTACTCCTTTCTTGGGTTCAAAATTGCCGGGGTTATACGCATATAAAAACCCGTAAGGCACTTCGCTGTATATGGCCTGATGATCCCGATCGCTGGATACAGCTCCTTCATTCCTGATCTTCATCAATCTTTCCCAAACTTCGGGGTAGTTGGTTTTTATTTCATGGTTGGAGTTATCATCGTTTTCCTGCCACATTACAAAACTATGAAAGGTATCGGCCAAAATAAGGTGGCTCAAATGTGCAGGGTATTTAATGGCATAGCCCTGTGCTACCACCCCACCATACGAATGACCCAATACGGTGATTTTATCCAATTTTAAAGCTACACGCAAGCCTTCTATGTCATCAATGTCACGCGCAAGGCTATATTCTGTAACATTCTTAGCCGAATCAGACTTTCCACGCCCCAATGCGTCGAAATAAATTAACTGGTGATGATTGTTAGCCAACGAATCAAAACTACGCAACCCCAAATGGGTACCACCCGGGCCACCGGCTATAAAAATAATCGGATCCCCCTCTCCCACCGTAACTACCCATAGCTTGGCTCCATTTACAGTAACGTACTTGCCGTCGGTCCAGCTGTCAACATGTTTTACCTGAGCCTTTGCAAGGGTTGCAGTTAAGAATAATATTATGATGATGTATAAGTGTTTCATGCTTTTGTTTGGAACAACTAAAATAGAAATTTAAATGATAGTTATGCTGCAAGGAACCTCACGGGTTTCTGCGAGAGTGTCCCAAGGGACAGAAATTTACATTATTAATAAGAATTGTCATTTCGAAACGAGGCACGAGTGAGAAATCTTATGGGCTATAAAAGCCTGCTTGCTGGTTTACCAATTTGTAGTATAAGATTCCCCAGTGTCAAAACGACATTTTCCCCCTAAAAAAACAGCGCCCCGGATCTCATCCCGGGGCGCTTCATAGTATAGAGCTTATACTAATCAACTAAATCTCAATTTATCATTGAGAATCGGTTGGCTATTTCTTATAACAATCTTAGTTCACCCTTCGGAAATCGACATTAGTGATTTTGATACCTGTTGTTCCCAGACTTGAACCACACGAACGGATAAGCACATAAGCAGTACCACTTGTAGGAAATGATACCACGTTACCGCTACCTGCACATGATATTGCCGACAATAATCCATTAAAGGGCGATTTACCGCAACCATTCCAAGTATTCAACGCAATACGGGTACCGCCATCGGCATAATCACTTGCTTCAGAAGGTACACCCTGGCCTACATAAACCTCAAACCAGCAATCGGTAGCACCTGAGCCGGCTACGGTCATATCAATTTTATATTTTTTGTTGGCCCTTACCTGAACAGGCTGAACTATACCTTGCTGGCCCCAGTTACCGCCTGTTGCCAGTACACTACCGTCGGCGTTTACCTTAAAGGTTACGCCGTCACCCCGGTGGTAAATTTGCCATTTGGTATTATCTATCAAATTGGTTTTAGGGGTAATGGCGTCAATCAGGTCGGCTGCGCTGAAGTAAATGATAGCCTTATTCATATCGGTATTTACTTCCTGCTTTGATGAGTTTGCAATTTTGATACCCAGGGCAGCTATTTTGCCATCATACTTACTCAGGCTGGCAATTTTTATTTTAGGGGTGATGCTCCCTTTCATAATATTATTATCCAGCTTTACGGTATCCTTTGCGGCCAGTGTAAAATCAGCCGGATCAAGCGCAACCGTGTTGGCAGGTAATTTACCTGCTGTAACCAAACCTGCTATAGTCGTATTATCGGCACTTACATCAACTGTCAGCGTTTCAAAGTTTGACTCGCCACCGCGGTAAACCGGGATAGAAAAATTAACTGTACTGGTTGCGCTATCAACTTTAAGTGAGCTTCCGGCCATAACATCAACCAAACCATCAGGTTTCTCAGAATCGGGCAGGTATACTTTTACATCGGGGTTTGACTTTACCCCATTAAGGTGCTCCTGTTTACAGCCTGCAACTCCCAGCAGCAGGCATGCTGCCGAAAGCCTTACTAATGATGCATTAATTTTCATGAAAATATTTTTTACATTATTAATTTAAATCATTCAACAGCCCATCGCCTTGATTTAAAAGCAATGGGACTGCACGTATCTACCAGCCCGGATTTTGTGTCCAGCCTGTTTTTGAAATCTCTGACTGCGGTATAGGATACCATTCCATTTTGGCAGAAAACACCCTGTCTTCAAGTTTCTTAACCGTGTAAACACCTGCACTGGTTATGTCAATGCGGTTAACCGGCTTGCTGAAATAGCTTACACCTTTTTTCCACCGGCGCACATCCCATAAGCGGTTATTTTCAAAGCTTAGCTCAACATTACGCTCATGCTCAATAGCCTGCTGATTTAGCTGGGCCGCAGTAAGCGCAGGCATCTGTACACGCTGCCTTACCCTGTTAATAGCCTGAAGCGCTGTCATACCATACCCCTGCGGATCGGCACTTGGACCGTAAGCATTAAACATGGCCTCGGCATAGCTCAGCAAAACATCGGCATACCTGAAATACATCCAGGCATGATTGGTAGTTGTATTGTTGATCAGATCGACAGATTGGTTAACCCATTTTGACAGGTAATAACCTGTTTTGGTAGCATTTTGCTTAGGCAAACCACTGTTACCGCCAAAATAGGTTTGGATAGCAGTACCCTTAAAGGTTGCACCATTGTACACAATAGTTGCCGCAAAACGTGGGTCGCGGTTAGTATAAGGAGCAGCAGCATGGGCCGGATTAGTCCAGTCAAACGGAACCGAACCGGTAATGGTGCTTCCTGATTTCACAAGTACTTCGTAATCGCTAACCAGGTTTTCGGCCGGTGTAATGCTGTTACCATTACTGTTCTGAAATACAATAGGGAAGTTATTGTATTCGATCAGATTCATGGCGCCATACCTGCGGAAAAAGATAGCCTCACCCGATGAAGTATTATTGGCGCCAAAAAGGTTGGAGTAATTAGCATCGAGCGAATAACTGCCCATTGCAATTACATCGTGCGCCGCCGAAGCAGCCTGTGCCCAGGTAGTAGTTGAACCATTTGCGGTAAACAGCGGACTTGCACCGTAAAGCAGGGCTTTTGCCTTCAAAGTTTTGATAGCGCCATTGGTTACACGGCCAGACTCATACCATGAATACGGCGAAAGGTTGGCCGGGATAATAGCGGCAGCCTTATCACACAATGAGGCAATGTATTTGATACATTCATCAACCGAGTTACGCTGTACGTTTTTCCATGAGTTTGGATCATTATAATCAAGCGGCTGCTCAAAAATAGGGACACCACCATAGCGTTTTACCAGCTCAAAGTAAAAGTAGGCCTTTAAAAACAGGGCCTCGCCTTCCATAAACTTAACGTTATTGCGGGCGTTATAATAAGTGGTTGAATCTGTAGATGTAATTTTATCCTTGATGTAGTTGATATCAACCTTGTCCTTATTTTTAAGATAAAGATTTGCCTGGCGGATGCCATCGAAATTAGTTGCCCAAACATTGTCGGGGTTGGTGTACTGGTTCCAGGTACCGTAGTTAAATACCTGTACAGGATCAACCGAGTTGGTAGCTTCCGCTTCATCAGTAGCCCCTTCAAGGTTAAGATTACTTATGCCATCGGGCAGGTAACTGTATGTGTTCCACATCTGTTGCTGCACATAGGTATAGTTTGAGTACAACTTATCGGTGGTAATGTCGGCCTTAATGGTTTGCACCTCCAGGTAATCGTGCTTACATGATGAATAAAGCAGGGTACCCAGGGCCAGCATTGTTATTGTATATCGATTTCTTTTCATTTCCTTGCAATCAAATTTTAATACTACAATTTCACTTTCATACCAAATGTTACTGCTTTTACCAAAGGATAGCCCATTGAAAGGCGCTCGGCTTCAAGGCCTTCTATTTTATCCCATGTAAACAGGTTGGTACCATTCACGAAAACCCTTACAGCATCCAGCTTCCTTAAAAATCCGCGCTGAGGCAGCGTATAACCTAATTCAACACTGCGCAGTTTCAGGAAGTTGCCGTTGCGCATCCAGAAATCAGATTGTTGGTCGTTATTAGGATTTGCAAGGGTTGATAACCGTGGAGAAGTGGCAGTAGCCGCGTTTTGAGGTGTCCAACTATTTGCCGAAAACTCAGAGATGTTATTATTGAATACAAAAGGATGGGTATAGGTATAAGCAGAATTTAACAAGCTCACAGTACGGTGCAATACGCCCTGCAGATACGCGTCAAAAT includes:
- a CDS encoding glycoside hydrolase family 9 protein; the encoded protein is MRFKFTFTAIVAACCLFPCFLSAQVKPAANLMKLNAQEYLEYKGVNVMLAHDFYPEGHQGGVGIIQNGQRVATNGDIRLEPTPGQWSPIPKVGKRVVNKNTGEVSVRMEFPNPDMNRHGFNPIIYPDLNFAYNIRVIPAGKAFKIIVDLDKSLPDNWIGKIGFNLELFPGILFGKSYYMDKQFGIFPQQANGQTYTDQEGEIQVKPMAEGKKLTIVPETDMQRMTIENLSGGNLQLLDGRAKHNNGWFVVRSLVAKGASKNAVEWLVTPNAVDGWQSEPVIQVSQVGYHPAQQKIAVIELDKNDKKVLPVSLLRVGENGGLIPALKANPTNWGDFLRYHYLQFDFTKITKPGMYVVKYGRYQTEPFQISTDVFKNDVWQPTLSYFLPIQMCHMRVNEKYRVWHGLCHMDDARMAPIDSNHFDGYIQGHSTLNKYKPGDNVPFLDRGAWHDAGDFDLRIESQAETVHGLTLAYEAFDVKYDNTTIDQKNHIVEIHQPDGKPDMLQQIEHGLLAITGGYQAMGRFYRGVIEPTIRQYTILGDAANITDNKPFVTNANNTDPVLKTPAAADDRWVFTEDNPGRSLETAAALAAASRVMKGYNDTLATQCLQIAQEVWKNTADQTLRHRVALAVELFITTKDKTYADYLVSNTDAIAANIDNTGWLVGRTMGLISDANYHNKITEAVKKLYANIQQQGAKTPYGVPYEPNIWGAGWGIQNFGYKQYFLYTGFPTVFSDTYMLHAIDFVLGCHPGSNTASFVSGVGARSMTTAYGFNRADRSYIPGGITSGTALIRPDFPELLNWPYLWQQGEYVLGGGTTDYLFLVLAVDHVLNKK
- a CDS encoding alpha/beta fold hydrolase, with the translated sequence MKHLYIIIILFLTATLAKAQVKHVDSWTDGKYVTVNGAKLWVVTVGEGDPIIFIAGGPGGTHLGLRSFDSLANNHHQLIYFDALGRGKSDSAKNVTEYSLARDIDDIEGLRVALKLDKITVLGHSYGGVVAQGYAIKYPAHLSHLILADTFHSFVMWQENDDNSNHEIKTNYPEVWERLMKIRNEGAVSSDRDHQAIYSEVPYGFLYAYNPGNFEPKKGVSHRYYPNPHYSQVYYQMVGKDGDFIVGSDIGNFDYRKQLKDLKMPILIVTGRFDRVATPWMAVKYKEYCPQAQFEIFEKSGHNPQVEEPEKEFAVINEFLAK
- a CDS encoding DUF1735 domain-containing protein, whose product is MKINASLVRLSAACLLLGVAGCKQEHLNGVKSNPDVKVYLPDSEKPDGLVDVMAGSSLKVDSATSTVNFSIPVYRGGESNFETLTVDVSADNTTIAGLVTAGKLPANTVALDPADFTLAAKDTVKLDNNIMKGSITPKIKIASLSKYDGKIAALGIKIANSSKQEVNTDMNKAIIYFSAADLIDAITPKTNLIDNTKWQIYHRGDGVTFKVNADGSVLATGGNWGQQGIVQPVQVRANKKYKIDMTVAGSGATDCWFEVYVGQGVPSEASDYADGGTRIALNTWNGCGKSPFNGLLSAISCAGSGNVVSFPTSGTAYVLIRSCGSSLGTTGIKITNVDFRRVN
- a CDS encoding RagB/SusD family nutrient uptake outer membrane protein, giving the protein MKRNRYTITMLALGTLLYSSCKHDYLEVQTIKADITTDKLYSNYTYVQQQMWNTYSYLPDGISNLNLEGATDEAEATNSVDPVQVFNYGTWNQYTNPDNVWATNFDGIRQANLYLKNKDKVDINYIKDKITSTDSTTYYNARNNVKFMEGEALFLKAYFYFELVKRYGGVPIFEQPLDYNDPNSWKNVQRNSVDECIKYIASLCDKAAAIIPANLSPYSWYESGRVTNGAIKTLKAKALLYGASPLFTANGSTTTWAQAASAAHDVIAMGSYSLDANYSNLFGANNTSSGEAIFFRRYGAMNLIEYNNFPIVFQNSNGNSITPAENLVSDYEVLVKSGSTITGSVPFDWTNPAHAAAPYTNRDPRFAATIVYNGATFKGTAIQTYFGGNSGLPKQNATKTGYYLSKWVNQSVDLINNTTTNHAWMYFRYADVLLSYAEAMFNAYGPSADPQGYGMTALQAINRVRQRVQMPALTAAQLNQQAIEHERNVELSFENNRLWDVRRWKKGVSYFSKPVNRIDITSAGVYTVKKLEDRVFSAKMEWYPIPQSEISKTGWTQNPGW